Proteins encoded within one genomic window of Camelina sativa cultivar DH55 chromosome 19, Cs, whole genome shotgun sequence:
- the LOC109130831 gene encoding leucine-rich repeat receptor-like serine/threonine-protein kinase At1g17230, translating to MISPAISSLPELVEVNLQNNQLIGKIPIPRHVKFIYGPGNQLLGQRPRDNGMSIWIIIASIVGGVLVLITIIILVYMYQFKKSCVGTLAHHLFQWSNSGYTPLTWNEMIFIGLAIARGIQYLHGLARKNYIHRDLKPLNVLLGDGMRPTISDFGCMKLIHEGIDLVETTTVLGTFGYIDPRYVVLRGLQKGGCLCIWGQGKKKPLRPSGRLLNWPNTAHLKRLKVTEYVLNIELDGSSCGTFGATTLLEKMHRWKTEAGGGTSMAFYGTFGKALIKQFAVVVMVKCSSSGTSSIVFAVGHKIPKPLTPNNSPDCHCMQRQFYELIGSS from the exons ATGATTTCACCAGCAATCAGTTCTCTCCCTGAACTGGTTGAGGTTAACCTCCAAAACAACCAGCTCATTGGCAAAATACCGATTCCAAGACATGTAAAATTCATTTACGGACCAGGAAATCAGTTACTTGGACAGAGGCCAAGAGACAATGGAATGAGTATTTGGATAATCATTGCAAGTATAGTCGGAGGAGTACTTGTCTTGATCACCATCATTATCCTGGTTTACATGTATCAATTCAAGAAATCTTGTGTGGGAACATTGGCACATCATTTGTTTCAGTGGAGTAACAGTGGTTATACCCCTTTGACATGGAATGAGATGATATTTATAGGATTGGCTATCGCACGGGGAATTCAGTATCTACATGGTCTAGCtagaaaaaattatatccaTAGAGACTTAAAGCCTTTAAACGTACTTTTAGGAGATGGCATGAGACCAACGATCTCTGATTTTGGTTGTATGAAGCTCATACATGAGGGAATAGACTTAGTTGAGACAACGACAGTGCTCGGGACCTTCGGTTATATTGATCCACGTTATGTT GTACTAAGAGGGTTACAAAAAGGCGGATGTTTATGTATTTGGGGT caagggaagaagaaaccattgaGACCGTCAGGAAGATTGCTAAATTGGCCGAATACTGCACATCTCAAGAGGTTAAAAGTCACCGAATATGTTTTAAACATTGAATTGGATGGTTCCTCTTGTGGAACTTTTGGAGCCACGACTCTTCTAGAAAAAATGCATAGGTGGAAAACTGAAGCAGGCGGAGGAACATCTATGGCTTTCTATG GAACATTTGGCAAGGCTTTGATCAAGCAATTTGCTGTTGTGGTCATG GTAAAATGCTCCTCGAGCGGCACCTCCTCCATTGTGTTTGCAGTTGGTCACAAG ATACCAAAACCCTTAACGCCAAACAATTCTCCGGATTGCCACTGTATGCAGAGACAGTTCTATGAGCTCATAGGTTCgtcttga
- the LOC104766282 gene encoding geranylgeranyl pyrophosphate synthase 3, chloroplastic-like, translating into MDNADLRRGKPTNHKVFGEDMAVLAGDALFALAFEHMTALSIALVVSPERKIRAVIELAKAIGTKGLVGGQVIDLCSEGLDPNDVGLEHLEFIHLHKTAALLEAVAVVGAILGGRTEEEIEKLRKYARCTGLMFQVVDDVLDVTKSTDELGTSAGKDVIAGKLTYPRLIGLERSRELAEKLSKEADEQHIGFDPNKAVPLVALASYITGRHN; encoded by the exons ATGGACAATGCTGACCTCCGCCGAGGCAAGCCCACCAACCACAAG GTATTTGGAGAAGACATGGCGGTTTTGGCGGGTGACGCACTCTTTGCTTTGGCGTTTGAGCACATGACAGCCTTGTCAATTGCGTTGGTTGTTTCCCCTGAGAGGAAGATCCGTGCGGTAATTGAGCTTGCAAAGGCCATAGGGACAAAAGGTCTAGTGGGTGGGCAAGTGATCGACTTATGTAGCGAAGGGTTGGATCCAAACGATGTGGGATTGGAGCATCTAGAGTTCATCCACCTCCACAAAACGGCCGCTTTGTTGGAGGCAGTCGCGGTTGTAGGAGCCATATTGGGAGGTAGAACAGAGGAAGAGATCGAAAAGCTAAGAAAGTATGCGAGATGTACTGGGCTGATGTTTCAGGTGGTTGATGATGTACTTGACGTAACAAAATCTACTGACGAATTGGGTACGAGCGCCGGAAAAGACGTTATTGCTGGCAAACTTACATATCCGAGGTTGATTGGTTTGGAGAGATCGAGGGAACTTGCGGAGAAATTAAGCAAAGAAGCAGATGAACAGCATATAGGGTTTGATCCGAATAAGGCGGTTCCTCTGGTGGCCCTTGCTAGTTACATTACTGGAAGACACAACTGA
- the LOC104766284 gene encoding uncharacterized protein LOC104766284, with amino-acid sequence MMKIYIVMLILLVARASSFKPYRGCGVTKGYEDFGYCSKSLRLNTPFFPPIPQCCNNLKIDKMYCICDAVNPRLAEQIDVKKLSLLSQACGDLLVPGSYCGVYKVPGGA; translated from the exons atgatgaagatttatATTGTTATGTTGATATTGCTTGTTGCAAGAGCATCGTCGTTCAAACCTTATCGTGGATGTGGCGTAACGAAAGGTTATGAAGATTTTGGTTATTGTTCTAAGTCATTGAGGCTGAATACACCATTCTTCCCTCCTATTCCACAATGCTGTAACAACTTAAAAATTGACAAGATGTATTGTATATGTGATGCTGTCAACCCTCGATTGGCTGAGCAGATTGATGTGAAAAAACTCAGTTTACTGTCTCAGGCATGTGGTGATCTATTAGTTCCTGGCTCTTACTGTGGAG TATACAAAGTCCCCGGTGGTGCATGA